The following is a genomic window from Spirosoma foliorum.
TCGTCGGGACCAGGGCCGTGACCCACTAAAAACACAAACACCCGAAGGGCGCCCATTGCCATTTGGTCAACGACTCCGGTTTGGGGGCGGGATTAATGGATTTCAATTCGGCAATCCATTTAGCATAGGGGTTGCGCCTGTTGTAGCGTATCAGGCTACCGAGCATTTAATTGTTGGCGTTAGTGCTACATATACGTACACACGCTACAAGCCAGGGTACATTTATGCAAATCAGGGGGTTACCATCAACCAGTATGGCGGTAGAGGCTTCCTAATGTATGAGTTTATTCCAAGTATACTACCCAACCTGTACCTGCATGGTGAGTTACAAAGTACCACGTATCAGAGCAAAACAGATCAGGTGGCGGGTGCCTATACCGGTACCGTTACAGCTCCACTCGTAGGGGTTACCTATATGCAGCCCATTTCCCGACGATTTGGGGTTAACCTGACGGCTTTATATAACTTAAATTATAAACCAAGCGATCCGATCTCCTATCAGGTGTATGGAGGCACGCCATTTGTGCTCCGGCTATCGTTCTTTTAGGCATTCGCGAAGGAAATACAGAAAGGGGTCAGAGAGACATAGCCGCTCTTTGACCCCTTTTCGCATTCTGGTCCTTTTCGCTAACTTTGGCCTGACTTATTGTATGCGATATGCTCTTCAGTTCGGCAATTTTTTTGTTTTTATTTCTCCCTTTCTTTCTGATTATCTATTACTTACTGCCCCGTTACTGGTTAGGTATACGCTGGACGAATGCTTTTTTATTCGGCGCTAGTTTATTGTTTTATGCATGGGGCGAAGGGCAAGTTGTGCTGGTATTGTTATTGTCGGTGTGCATTAATTTTCTGGCTGGATGGCTTGTTGAAAAAGGACAACGACGGACGGGGGTTCTGCTATCGTTAATTGGTAGTTTATCGTTACTGTTTTATTATAAGTACGCCAATTTCCTGGTTAATTTGTTACACGGGTTGGCCGAGAATTTAGCCCTTTCCGTTGCCGATAAACTGACTTTAGCACCTATTGCACTCCCAATTGGCATTAGTTTTTACACGTTTCAGGGTATTTCCTATACACTTGATATTTACTGGGGACGTATCCGGGCCAATCGGAGCTTTCTGGACTATGGCACCTACGTGGCTATGTTTCCGCACCAGATTGCGGGACCGATTGTTCGGTATGCCGACATTGCTCCTGAACTGACTGATCGGTCGGTTAACCTCGAAAAGTTTGGTATCGGTGCGGAACGATTTATCATTGGTATGGCTAAAAAAGTTTTGTTAGCCAATACGTTTGCCAGCGTTGCCGATACAATTTTCAATGCTCCTGCCGATAGTTATCCAACCGAAACGGCCTGGCTGGGCATTATCGCTTACTCGCTTCAGATTTACTTCGATTTTTCGGGCTACTCAGATATGGCCATTGGGCTGGGAAAAATGGTTGGCTTTGATTTCAAAGAGAATTTCAACTATCCGTACATCGCTCGTTCTATTCAGGATTTCTGGCGACGCTGGCATATTTCTCTATCGAGCTGGTTTCGGGATTACCTCTATATTCCACTGGGAGGTAATCGAGGCAGTAAAATCCGAACCTATCGCAATCTACTGATTGTGTTCGCGGTAACGGGCCTTTGGCACGGAGCTAGCTGGAATTTCATTGTTTGGGGTCTTTATCATGGTCTCTGGCTATTGGTCGAACGGGCAGGGCTGAGTAAACAACTGGAACGAGTATGGCCACCCATTGCCCATGTTTACTCGTTGTTAATCGTGCTGATCGGCTGGGTATTCTTCCGGGCCGAAGACTTGACATCGGCACTGGTTTATTTACAGAAAATGGTGGGCTTGGGCTCCGTGAGTCGGGTGGCTTTTCCACTAAACTATTTTCTTAATACAGAGGTTTGTGTGTCACTATTACTTGGGATTATACTAGTCACACCTGTTTATCACCATTTTCAGGTTATTTGGAATCGGCTATTGTTACGCGCGGTTGTACTACCCGCTCAGATTACGCTCAATATGATCTACGTGGTGGTCGGGCTCGTTGGGCTGTTTGTTTTATCAGTAGCGTATCTGGCCGCTGATAGTTACAATCCATTTATTTATTTTAGGTTTTGACAGGATAGCGCTTCTCACTAATGATACAAATACGATCACGTATAGTCGCTGTTAGTTTTGCTATACTCTTGTTATTGCCAACAATCGATAAACTAGTTGGCCTATCTGCCTGGATTCAAAGTACCGAAAACAGACAGCCGGCACCTCTGCCATCATTCCATTTTCCGCATGTTCGGCAGTTTGTTGTGTGGTTTGATCAGCACTATAAAGAGAATTTCGGTGGTCGAAATGCATTG
Proteins encoded in this region:
- a CDS encoding MBOAT family O-acyltransferase encodes the protein MLFSSAIFLFLFLPFFLIIYYLLPRYWLGIRWTNAFLFGASLLFYAWGEGQVVLVLLLSVCINFLAGWLVEKGQRRTGVLLSLIGSLSLLFYYKYANFLVNLLHGLAENLALSVADKLTLAPIALPIGISFYTFQGISYTLDIYWGRIRANRSFLDYGTYVAMFPHQIAGPIVRYADIAPELTDRSVNLEKFGIGAERFIIGMAKKVLLANTFASVADTIFNAPADSYPTETAWLGIIAYSLQIYFDFSGYSDMAIGLGKMVGFDFKENFNYPYIARSIQDFWRRWHISLSSWFRDYLYIPLGGNRGSKIRTYRNLLIVFAVTGLWHGASWNFIVWGLYHGLWLLVERAGLSKQLERVWPPIAHVYSLLIVLIGWVFFRAEDLTSALVYLQKMVGLGSVSRVAFPLNYFLNTEVCVSLLLGIILVTPVYHHFQVIWNRLLLRAVVLPAQITLNMIYVVVGLVGLFVLSVAYLAADSYNPFIYFRF